The genomic interval GATGCCACCGCAATTATAGAGGCCGAGTGGGCGTGTCACTTATCTAGTAATGTTCGGGTTACAGGAATTGCAGCGACCGATATCAAATCAGAAGGTCTTGCGGCTTTCAAAGACGGAGATTTTGTAGCTTACAAATATTTGGATTTTCCTAAAAACTGTAGTGAGTTCGAATTAAAAGCAGTAGTTCATTCAAAAATAACTATCGAAATAAGACAAGGTTCGGAGCATGGAAATCTAATTGGTACTTGTGCATTAGAACCTTCAAAGGACTATCAAATTGTAAAAACTTCGATTCGAAATGTAAAAAAAGGAAAGCAAGCGCTGTTTCTAACTTTTAAAAATGAAACCAACAGTACCGATAATAGTTTGGACTGGTTTCGATTCAATTAATAAAAAATCAAAACAACTATATAAACCAAAGAATGAAAACAGTACTATTAACTATCGTTTCTACTTTTACATTTTGTGTGACTGTACAGGCACAGGATTTAACCATTCCGCCAAAAAAGTATGCAGATTCGATTCAACTCGAAAAAGCACCTTCTAGATTGAACCAAGAATTTCCGCTTTCGGATCAAAAAAATTCTGGAAAATGGAAACTTCTAAAAGAGTATTCCGATGAATTTGATTCGAAAACTTTAAACGAAACAAAATGGTTTCCGAACAATCCTAAGTGGAAAGGTCGTGCGCCAACTTATTTTCATCCTTCGAATGTAAGTCTGGAAAAAGGAGAGTTGGTCATTAAAGTAAACAAACATGACAACGAGCAATTGCCAAAAGATTTTACGCATTCGACAGGATTTATAAAAAGTAAAAAACAATTTTTGTACGGCTATTTTGAAGCCGAATGTAAATTGATGGATGCGCCATGGGTGTCGGGTTTTTGGATGACCAATGTGGACAAAGATTGGTGGACAGAAATTGATATTTGCGAAAACGCACCTGGAGTTGTATACAACCGTCATGATTTGAATTCGAATATTCATGTTTTTAAATCGCCAGCCGATCAAGGCGATGTGAAGGCCCATTTTTCAAGAACTATCAAATATTATTTTCCGAAAGAATTGCAAGCCGATTACCACGTTTGGGGCTTAGAATGGACAGCCGAATTTATTCGTTTTTATATTGACGGAATCCTTTTTAGAGAAGCGCCCAACACACATTGGCACCAGCCGTTGGAAGTCAACTTTAACTGTGAATCCAACAAATGGTTTGGTGCTTTGCCAGACGATAAACGCTTGGACGGCGAGTTTCATGTGAAATACTTTAGAGCTTGGGATCATAAATAATTACTACAAAAACCTTAGAATTTATTATAC from Flavobacterium ovatum carries:
- a CDS encoding family 16 glycosylhydrolase; its protein translation is MKTVLLTIVSTFTFCVTVQAQDLTIPPKKYADSIQLEKAPSRLNQEFPLSDQKNSGKWKLLKEYSDEFDSKTLNETKWFPNNPKWKGRAPTYFHPSNVSLEKGELVIKVNKHDNEQLPKDFTHSTGFIKSKKQFLYGYFEAECKLMDAPWVSGFWMTNVDKDWWTEIDICENAPGVVYNRHDLNSNIHVFKSPADQGDVKAHFSRTIKYYFPKELQADYHVWGLEWTAEFIRFYIDGILFREAPNTHWHQPLEVNFNCESNKWFGALPDDKRLDGEFHVKYFRAWDHK